taaaaaaactttaatttgaCGAATTATGCTCTCTCATAGGCCTTCATACGTGGCTATATATGTTCTATTTGTGTTAGTCTGTGATTCAGGGTGAGTCTCCTCGCCTCTCAATGTGATGAGAAGTGTTATTTGTACGTGCTTCATTGGCGTTTTTAGCCTCTTCATCATTTCTAATCCTGTGCTTTTGATTGCAGACACCCCCTCGCCTCCTTTTTCCACCTGTTCTTCCGGGTGGTTGCCATTGTCGCCTATTTGCTCTGTGACTGGATCAGCGAGAACTTTGCATCATGTTTTGTCGTGATCATCACTCTGCTCTCTTTTGACTTCTGGTCTGTCAAGGTGAGAGGTCAACATGGGTGAGCTGCTAATTCCCCTCACTTCCCCATGCCTCGCCCCTTTCTCGCCCTCACCTGAACTTCAGCACAGTTTCTTTCACCTCGCTATAGTTTTGATTACTCGCATTTGTCCCGTGTTTTAGAATGTGACTGGCCGGCTGCTGGTCGGCCTGCGTTGGTGGAATCAGATCGACGAGGATGGAAAGAGCCTCTGGGTGTTCGAGGCCAAAAAAGTAAGacattgtgtattattgtgtgtgtgtgtgtgtttgtgggagcATTTTGGGGGGTTATTACACATTTGGGCgctgctatgtgtgtgtgcaggcctcCCTGGGCAATAACATTGGGACAGAGGCAGAGGCGAGAATATTTTGGCTGGGTCTCATCATCTGTCCACTCATATggacattcttcttcttcacctccctcttctccctgaaGATTAAATGGCTGGTGAGACACACGTTGCCTGTGTGCACGCTCTGTTGGCACATAATGCGTATATACATCCCTGTTAAATGCATCATCTGTGTGTCTTCCCCCAGTCACTTGTGGTTGCTAGTATTTCCCTCCAAGTGGCTAATCTCTATGGTTACCTACGCTGCAAGGCGGTGGGAGAGGACGGCCAGCCTGCAGACATCCGCTCTTTCTCGGGACAGCACCTCCTGCAGCGCGTGAGTGACTGACTGCAGCATGTAGCGTTGTCCTGTTAACACGTCAGTGGAACATAAACTCACTCATAATGTATCCTCTTCCAGCCAGACATCATCTTTGGAATACTATGAAGATTGCCTCCTGCTTTACAGCCGctctcctgtgtttgtgtgtgtgtgtgagagagagagagagagggagagagagctgccTCATCTCCAAGGTTCCCACAAACTGCATCTACTTGAATGGATGTATTGTGCTGCTGACTGTTCTCTTCACATGTTGCCCATATGGATCAGTCTGGCTATTATGTCAATAAAAGATGAGTGCATTTGAATTTGTTCCTACTGTCATTGGTTGAACACCACTTATCTGCAATTGCATTTGTCATGAAATAATTCAAAAGCATACTGTTTTTAAGCAGATCATATACACAACGTGTTTCTAGCCTGTGATGTGCACATTATATGTCCTGCTTTTAGCAAACGTCTGCTATCGTAAACACAAGGCCAAGTCTGACGTAAAGAACCCTAAATGTGCATTTGTATACTATTCCTGTTAAACAAAATGTGGCTTTAAAGAAATGGTTAAATGGCACACCCTCCAGTGTTTGATTGAAATTGTTACACTTACAAAAGTTTCAACAGGAAATACTTATGGCACTTTAACGTAATAATTAATTATAGGACTAAAAGCCCATTCAAGTTTGATGAAAATGTTGACAGTTATGATCTGTTGTAGGTCTATGTGTCGTAATGAGGGGCTTGAATGCACCACACGATGAATAAGTGAGCAAAAGATTAAGAAGGACACAGAACAAAATGATATTACTCATAttgatattaattaaatataacataacatCTTATGGCGATCAGTTGgtttaaacatttttgtattgtaGGATTTTTTTTCACCAATAAGAAATTGATTGATTTGTGTGCAGGACATACTGCAGATTACAATCTAATTCATTGTATTTGTCATTTCTCTGTGATTCCAAACATAATTTGggggaaattgtttttttacactgacCATGAAGAGCTATATTCTAATACCTCCACAAAATGTTAATTTTAAGAATATATACAAGTAGTATTTCTGTCTATCCCTAAACTGGAATGCAGTGGGAGCTTCAAAAAGCTTTCCGCTTACGCCTCATTAGTAAAAGATCAAATTAGCTCTGTTCGCCCAATTTAGATTACATATTCAGGGTGCTGAGT
Above is a genomic segment from Cyclopterus lumpus isolate fCycLum1 chromosome 6, fCycLum1.pri, whole genome shotgun sequence containing:
- the LOC117732510 gene encoding Golgi apparatus membrane protein TVP23 homolog A-like, yielding MTPMGITTTMADDTEDVELDFAADEQERARRSAVIRHPLASFFHLFFRVVAIVAYLLCDWISENFASCFVVIITLLSFDFWSVKNVTGRLLVGLRWWNQIDEDGKSLWVFEAKKASLGNNIGTEAEARIFWLGLIICPLIWTFFFFTSLFSLKIKWLSLVVASISLQVANLYGYLRCKAVGEDGQPADIRSFSGQHLLQRPDIIFGIL